The Erythrolamprus reginae isolate rEryReg1 chromosome 5, rEryReg1.hap1, whole genome shotgun sequence genome window below encodes:
- the PAQR9 gene encoding membrane progestin receptor epsilon encodes MNDAGEKRGGGGRRGRGGGGGGRRGGGGCRHHRRRGCSSEAQILCNSSRRRKSSFAAMSLHHNPSSGCCRFSEQQQAGGEHLHEPGGEGQRRQHHHPHPQRRQQQPEAKRRTMPAGGGGEGRAPARLDPPPPAQPPPPAGRPLLSASRRSVGTLRWDEVPDDFVECFILSGYRRLHCSAQECLASVLQPTNETLNFWTHFIPLLLFVGKFCRLLVLREAGDLPFHHPALLPLWCYASGVLLTFAMSCTAHVFSCLSLRLRAAFFYLDYASISYYGFASTVAYHYYLLPKLSLLEPRMLGRYLQQRLGWHVDCSAPLAAYSALVLPVAFALAVACTVACCKSRSEWCAYPFAIRTFVFVMPLSMACPIMLESLLFDLRDYNPTLFLHFYRRYFWLLVAAFFNVSKIPERFHPGFFDIVGHSHQLFHIFTFLSIYDQMFYVEEGLRLFLRSPPPTSPTFAGTVGYMLGLILCLALVIRRFLNSPEVCKQE; translated from the coding sequence ATGAATGATGCAGGAGAAAAAAGAGGCGGCggtggaaggagaggaagaggaggaggaggaggaggaaggagagggggaggcgGCTGCCGCCACCACCGCCGCCGCGGCTGCTCCTCCGAAGCCCAAATCCTCTGCAACTCTTCCCGGAGGAGGAAAAGCAGCTTTGCCGCCATGAGCTTACATCACAATCCCAGCTCCGGCTGCTGCCGCTTTTCTGAGCAGCAGCAAGCGGGCGGGGAGCATCTCCACGAGCCCGGCGGGGAGGGCCAGCGGCGGCAACACCACCATCCTCATCctcagcggcggcagcagcagcctgaggcgAAGCGGAGGACGATGCCCGCGGGCGGAGGCGGCGAAGGCCGGGCGCCCGCTCGGTTGGACCCGCCGCCGCCTGCGCAGCCGCCCCCTCCCGCCGGCCGGCCTCTGCTCTCCGCTTCCCGGCGCTCGGTGGGGACGCTGCGTTGGGACGAGGTGCCCGACGACTTCGTGGAGTGCTTCATCCTGTCGGGCTACCGGCGGCTGCACTGCTCGGCGCAGGAGTGCCTGGCGTCGGTGCTGCAGCCCACCAACGAGACGCTCAACTTCTGGACCCACTTCATCCCGCTGCTGCTCTTCGTGGGCAAGTTCTGCCGCCTGCTGGTGCTGCGCGAGGCCGGCGACCTGCCTTTCCACCACCCGGCGCTGCTGCCGCTGTGGTGCTACGCGTCGGGCGTCCTGCTCACCTTCGCCATGAGCTGCACGGCCCACGTGTTCAGCTGCCTGTCGCTGCGCCTGCGGGCCGCCTTCTTCTACCTGGACTATGCCTCCATCAGCTACTACGGCTTCGCCAGCACGGTGGCCTACCACTACTACCTGCTGCCCAAGCTGAGCCTGCTGGAGCCGCGCATGCTCGGTCGCTACCTGCAGCAGCGCCTGGGCTGGCACGTGGACTGCAGCGCGCCCCTCGCCGCCTACAGCGCGCTGGTGCTGCCCGTGGCCTTCGCGCTGGCCGTGGCCTGCACGGTGGCCTGCTGCAAGAGCCGCTCCGAGTGGTGCGCCTACCCCTTCGCCATCCGCACCTTCGTCTTCGTCATGCCGCTCAGCATGGCCTGCCCCATCATGCTGGAGAGCCTCCTCTTCGACCTGCGGGACTACAACCCCACCCTCTTCCTGCACTTCTACCGCCGCTACTTCTGGCTGCTGGTGGCCGCTTTCTTCAACGTCAGTAAGATCCCCGAGCGCTTCCACCCGGGCTTCTTCGACATCGTCGGCCACAGCCACCAGCTTTTCCACATCTTTACCTTCCTGAGCATCTACGACCAGATGTTCTACGTGGAGGAGGGCTTGCGACTCTTCCTCCGAAGCCCGCCGCCCACCTCGCCCACGTTTGCGGGCACCGTTGGCTACATGCTGGGCTTGATACTGTGCCTCGCCCTGGTCATCCGGAGGTTTTTAAACAGCCCGGAGGTCTGCAAACAGGAATGA